A window from Mesorhizobium sp. WSM2240 encodes these proteins:
- a CDS encoding (2Fe-2S)-binding protein — translation MRLIVDGKSIEFEADPEMPLLWALRDLAGKTGPKFGCGIAACGACTVHIGGEAVRSCTLPVGQVEGEVTTIEGLAVRGKLHPVQQAWLDEQVAQCGYCQAGQIMSAAALLEANPDPTDQDIDEAMNGNLCRCGTYPRIRAAIKKAAALKTAGI, via the coding sequence ATGCGCCTCATTGTCGACGGAAAATCAATAGAGTTCGAAGCAGACCCGGAAATGCCGCTCCTGTGGGCGCTGCGCGATCTCGCCGGCAAGACTGGGCCGAAATTCGGCTGCGGCATTGCCGCCTGCGGCGCATGCACGGTGCATATAGGCGGCGAGGCGGTGCGTTCTTGCACGCTGCCGGTGGGCCAGGTCGAGGGCGAGGTCACCACGATCGAGGGGCTCGCGGTCCGCGGCAAGCTGCATCCGGTGCAGCAGGCCTGGCTGGACGAGCAGGTGGCGCAATGCGGCTACTGCCAGGCCGGCCAGATCATGAGCGCGGCGGCGCTGCTCGAAGCCAATCCCGACCCGACCGACCAGGACATCGACGAGGCGATGAACGGCAATCTGTGCCGCTGCGGCACGTATCCGCGCATCCGCGCGGCGATCAAGAAGGCCGCCGCCCTCAAGACGGCGGGGATCTGA
- a CDS encoding helix-turn-helix domain-containing protein, whose amino-acid sequence MNKVTTDAEPADPKRARILEAAMRLVLAYGFSRTTMDDIARAAEMSRPALYLLFKNKTEIYRAIAAQHLDQAVSRAEAVLRQDGAFSDRVMSMIEECLIGMMRQIAESPHGAEILDMKSTLAGDIVSGWKQRLGALIAAAVEAEANANGVDLEARGLSARLLATLLLDGLEGVKTRMRNPDEQRTAARGLVRVVEIAIQP is encoded by the coding sequence GTGAACAAAGTGACGACAGACGCCGAACCCGCCGACCCCAAGCGAGCCCGCATTCTCGAGGCTGCGATGAGGCTCGTCCTCGCCTACGGCTTCTCTCGCACCACGATGGACGACATAGCCCGCGCCGCGGAAATGTCTCGGCCGGCCCTTTATCTCCTGTTCAAGAACAAGACCGAAATCTACCGGGCCATCGCCGCGCAACATTTGGATCAGGCGGTATCGCGCGCCGAAGCGGTACTGCGCCAGGACGGAGCTTTTTCCGACCGCGTGATGTCGATGATCGAGGAGTGCCTGATCGGGATGATGCGCCAGATCGCTGAATCGCCGCACGGCGCCGAGATACTCGACATGAAGAGCACCCTGGCCGGCGATATCGTTTCCGGCTGGAAACAGCGGCTCGGCGCTCTCATCGCGGCGGCGGTCGAAGCCGAGGCGAATGCGAACGGCGTCGATCTCGAAGCCCGCGGCCTGTCGGCGCGGCTTCTCGCGACATTGCTGCTCGACGGCCTCGAAGGCGTGAAGACGCGTATGCGCAATCCCGACGAACAGCGCACCGCCGCCCGCGGGCTGGTCAGAGTGGTCGAGATCGCAATTCAGCCTTAG
- a CDS encoding patatin-like phospholipase family protein — MTINGHAPNKKPINIALQGGGSHGAFSWGVLDRLIEDGRLEFAAISGTSAGAMNAAALADGWVRGGADGARQKLYDFWRAVARKGRFSPVQRTPWDVAWGNWSVENTPGYIWYDTVSRMLSPYVANPLNLNPLRDAVRDEIDFDNVRACKEIKLFISATNVETGQLRVFNPDEIDIDVVMASACLPQLFQAVEIGGTPYWDGGYGGNPAIYPFFKATETEDVLLVQINPVIREGTPKSANEIQNRIDEITFNAGLLREFRAIAFIKELIAAGRLPHGEFRDIRMHRIDADEAFKDLSASSKINAEWAFLEYLRDLGRTAASDWLEENYDAVGERPTLDLSGDLDEEFRPMRSKGLGKRVQEFMATHKKPAAARRRT; from the coding sequence ATGACCATCAACGGCCATGCGCCGAACAAGAAACCGATCAACATAGCGCTGCAGGGCGGCGGCTCGCACGGGGCGTTTTCCTGGGGCGTGCTCGACCGGCTGATCGAGGACGGGCGGCTGGAATTCGCCGCCATCTCCGGCACAAGCGCCGGCGCGATGAACGCGGCGGCGCTGGCCGACGGCTGGGTGCGCGGCGGCGCCGACGGAGCGCGGCAGAAGCTTTACGATTTCTGGCGAGCCGTGGCGCGCAAGGGCCGCTTCAGCCCGGTGCAGCGCACGCCCTGGGACGTCGCCTGGGGCAACTGGTCGGTGGAGAACACGCCGGGCTACATCTGGTACGACACGGTGTCGCGCATGCTTTCGCCCTATGTCGCCAATCCGCTCAACCTGAATCCGCTGCGCGATGCGGTCCGGGACGAGATCGACTTCGACAATGTCCGCGCCTGCAAGGAGATCAAGCTGTTCATTTCGGCGACGAATGTCGAGACCGGCCAGCTTCGCGTCTTCAACCCGGACGAGATCGACATCGACGTGGTGATGGCCTCGGCCTGCCTGCCGCAGCTTTTCCAGGCGGTCGAGATCGGCGGCACGCCCTATTGGGACGGCGGATACGGAGGAAATCCTGCGATCTACCCGTTCTTCAAGGCGACGGAGACCGAGGATGTGCTTTTGGTGCAGATCAATCCGGTGATCCGCGAGGGTACCCCGAAATCCGCCAACGAGATCCAGAATCGCATCGACGAGATCACCTTCAATGCGGGGCTTCTGCGGGAATTCCGCGCCATAGCCTTTATCAAGGAATTGATCGCCGCCGGTCGCCTGCCGCACGGGGAATTCCGCGACATCCGCATGCACCGGATCGACGCCGACGAGGCGTTCAAGGATCTTTCGGCCTCGTCCAAGATCAATGCCGAATGGGCGTTCCTGGAATATCTGCGCGATCTCGGCCGCACCGCCGCCAGCGACTGGCTCGAGGAAAATTACGATGCGGTGGGCGAAAGGCCGACGCTCGATCTCTCCGGCGACCTCGACGAGGAGTTCCGCCCGATGCGCAGCAAGGGCCTCGGCAAACGGGTCCAGGAATTCATGGCGACGCACAAGAAGCCCGCAGCGGCGCGGCGCAGGACTTAG
- a CDS encoding 3-hydroxybutyrate dehydrogenase: MTARRTAIVTGSTSGIGLAIAHALAAEGCNVVVNSFSDTPQDHAIAETIAKEHPGEAVYIKADMSNAFECRALVERAAEKFGSVDILVNNAGIQHVAPVEEFPIEKWDAIIAINLTSAFHTIAAAVPLMKKAGGGRIVNIASAHGLVASPFKSAYVSAKHGIMGLTKTVALELARDKITCNAICPGYVLTPLVEAQIPDQMKAHGMDRETVIREVMLDRQPTKQFVTVEEIAATVSFLCSPAAAQINGTHISVDGGWTAE, from the coding sequence ATGACCGCAAGAAGGACCGCCATCGTCACCGGCTCGACCTCGGGCATCGGCCTGGCAATTGCCCATGCACTTGCTGCCGAGGGCTGCAATGTCGTCGTCAATTCCTTTTCGGATACGCCGCAGGATCACGCGATCGCCGAGACAATCGCCAAGGAGCATCCAGGCGAGGCCGTCTATATCAAGGCCGACATGTCGAACGCCTTCGAATGCCGGGCCCTGGTGGAGCGGGCGGCGGAGAAATTCGGCTCGGTCGACATCCTCGTCAACAATGCCGGCATCCAGCATGTCGCGCCGGTGGAAGAATTCCCGATCGAGAAATGGGATGCGATCATCGCGATCAACTTGACCTCGGCCTTCCACACCATCGCGGCCGCTGTCCCGCTGATGAAAAAGGCCGGCGGCGGGCGCATCGTCAACATCGCTTCGGCGCACGGGCTTGTCGCTTCGCCGTTCAAGTCGGCCTATGTCTCGGCCAAGCACGGCATTATGGGCCTGACCAAGACCGTCGCGCTGGAACTCGCCCGCGACAAGATAACGTGCAACGCGATCTGCCCCGGCTATGTGCTGACGCCGCTGGTCGAAGCGCAAATCCCCGACCAGATGAAAGCGCACGGCATGGACCGCGAGACAGTGATCCGCGAGGTCATGCTGGATCGCCAGCCGACCAAGCAGTTTGTCACGGTGGAGGAGATCGCGGCGACGGTTTCGTTCCTGTGCTCGCCGGCCGCAGCCCAGATCAACGGCACGCATATCTCGGTTGACGGCGGCTGGACGGCTGAGTGA